The following is a genomic window from Sphingobacterium spiritivorum.
TTTACCTTTGCATTTTTGAAAAAAGATTCAAATACTTTTTTGATTTTGGTTTGTCTTTCCAGAGACGATGCGCCAGCACCGAAAAAATAGATACGTTTTATTTTTTCAGCATAATTAATCAGGTTCGTATTCTTATTCAGTAACTGCGTTATAAATCTTTCATCCTGAATGTAAGAATTGATTCCTGTGGTTCTGAAACCACTGACAACACGGCTCTTATCGGCCAATCGCCAATCCGCATACCTTGATCCACTAAAAACGACTGCAATCATATTGCTTATAGATAATATGTCTAGATCGCCATGATCTGGGAAATCTCTAACATATCGTTACTTAATTTAAATTCCTTGTTATTGAGGGCTTCTTCCAGAGGAGTCAGGATGATCTCATTTCCTCGAAGACCTACCGTCATTCTGGTTTTTCCCTGAAGGAGGTGCTTTACAGCTGCATATCCCATTCTACTCGCCAGTACGCGGTCAAAACTACTTGGAGACCCCCCTCTTTGTAAATGCCCTAATATACTAACTTTTGTGTCATAATAATCAAATTTTTCTTTGACCCGCTTGGCGACATTGTACGCACCACCGTTTTTATCTCCTTCTGCTACGATAACGATAGTAGATGTTTTTTGTTTAAAAGCAGCACGCTCCAACAGATCAATCAGCTCGTCTATAGCTGTTTCCTTCTCAGGAAGCATAATGGCTTCTGCTCCTCCGGCAATACCGGCATTAAGCGCAATACAGCCCGAATCACGTCCCATCACTTCGATGAAAAAGAGACGACCGTGTGAAGCTGCTGTGTCACGAATTTTATCAATGGCATCAATAACTGTATTGGTAGCGGTGTCGTATCCTAATGTATAGTCTGATCCATACAGATCATTGTCAATCGTGCCTGGTATACACATTACCGGGATGTCGTATTCTCTGGAGAAAAAATCTGCTCCTGTGAACGTACCGTCGCCACCGATAGCGACTAAACCGTCTATGCCCTGTGCTTTCAGGTTTTCATAAGCTTTGGCTCTTCCTTCCGGAGTTCTGAACTCCATACATCTTGCGGTTTTGAGAATAGTTCCCCCTTTTTGGATAATATTGCTCACCGAGCGACTGTTCATTTCGACAAATGTACCATCCAGCATACCCTGGTACCCGTGATATATGCCCGTCACTTTCTTGCCTTCGTAGACCGCTGTACGGACGACTGCCCGAATGCAGGCATTCATTCCCGGTGCGTCTCCTCCGGATGTAAAAACTCCTATATTTGATATTGTATTCACGTGTTTATTTCTTTAATCAGGTTTCACGAATATACAGTGTATTTTTTACACTATTAAATTTTTTGATTATTTTTTTTGTTACTTTGCTATATTTAACGGATACTTGTGTAGAAGGCATGTGTAAATTCGTACAGGTCTATCGTTTAGAAGTCTTAAACTAATAAATTATTGAGCATTGTTTACAAATTTTACCATTGACTGCGTCATATTTGGCTTCCATGACGGTTATTTAAAAGTTTTACTGACAGAAAGAAATGAATATCCTTTCAAGGATTGGTGGGCTCTTCCTGGTTTTTTCGTAAACAACGACGAGGAGATGGAAGATGCCGTCAAACGGATTCTGTACGAAAATACAGGACTGAAAGATATTTATATGGAACAGCTGGCTGCGTTAGCCGGATTGAAGCGACACCCGCAGGGACGAATTCTGACCGTAGCCTATTTTGCTCTTATGCAACTGGATCATGCAAAGATCAAAGTAAAACCTGTGACATCGTATATGCGACAGGCCAATTGGTTTTCTGTGCATGAACTTCCGGATCTGGCTTTTGACCATAAACAAATTATAGAGCTTAGTCTCGAAAAATTGAAACGTAAAATCGGATATAGTCCGGTGGCATTTGAATTATTACCTGAAAAATTTACCCTTACACAATTACAACTGGTCTATGAAGCTATTCTCGGCAAAAAGCTGGATAAACGTAATTTTAGAAAAAAAATGCTCAATTACGGCTTCCTGAAAGAACTCGCTGAATTTCAGAAAGGTGTCTCGTATCGGGCGGCCCGATTATATAAACTGGATAAACGCAAATTCCACAAAGCATTTTCGCATGAAGATTAATTATTTCTTTCACAAGGGATAATTGTCATCTTAAAGTCTTTTTTCGCTACTTTTTTCAAGATTATATCTCTGGAATTTGATTTCTATTGCTCTTTTTTTACTTTTGACCCTGATTTGTAAAAAGTCAAAAATAAAAAAATGGATAATACACAAAAGAAGAAAAACCAGATTGTTAAAGCCGCTCTCAAACGCTTTGCTCACTTCGGTATTCCGAAAACCACCATGAGTGAGATAGCAGATGATGTGCATTTGACAAAAGCTAATCTTTATTACTATTTTCCTGATAAAATTTCCCTGATCAAAGATTCTATTCTGGCTATTCTGGCTATAGTGGCTGAAATGGATGTGGTGGAACGGGATGCCATGAATACCGAAAAAGGAGGAGTACTGGTACTGTTGAACAGATTACTGGATATACGGGCCTTCTTCGTAAAGAAATATTACATGTTCTACATATTTGAAAATGTAGACTGGATCAAAGATCCGAGTATTTCATTAGAGATAGATTCTCTTATTCAGCAGGATGAAGATCAATATTGTCAAATCTTCGAAAAGGCCAGGGAGCAGGGCGAATTAGCTGATCTGGATCCACGTTATCTGGCCAAAAATTACAGCGATACTATGCGAGGACTCGGATTGATGGGAAATGTGACCAATATTATACA
Proteins encoded in this region:
- the pfkA gene encoding 6-phosphofructokinase, with amino-acid sequence MNTISNIGVFTSGGDAPGMNACIRAVVRTAVYEGKKVTGIYHGYQGMLDGTFVEMNSRSVSNIIQKGGTILKTARCMEFRTPEGRAKAYENLKAQGIDGLVAIGGDGTFTGADFFSREYDIPVMCIPGTIDNDLYGSDYTLGYDTATNTVIDAIDKIRDTAASHGRLFFIEVMGRDSGCIALNAGIAGGAEAIMLPEKETAIDELIDLLERAAFKQKTSTIVIVAEGDKNGGAYNVAKRVKEKFDYYDTKVSILGHLQRGGSPSSFDRVLASRMGYAAVKHLLQGKTRMTVGLRGNEIILTPLEEALNNKEFKLSNDMLEISQIMAI
- a CDS encoding NUDIX hydrolase codes for the protein MFTNFTIDCVIFGFHDGYLKVLLTERNEYPFKDWWALPGFFVNNDEEMEDAVKRILYENTGLKDIYMEQLAALAGLKRHPQGRILTVAYFALMQLDHAKIKVKPVTSYMRQANWFSVHELPDLAFDHKQIIELSLEKLKRKIGYSPVAFELLPEKFTLTQLQLVYEAILGKKLDKRNFRKKMLNYGFLKELAEFQKGVSYRAARLYKLDKRKFHKAFSHED
- a CDS encoding TetR/AcrR family transcriptional regulator; this translates as MDNTQKKKNQIVKAALKRFAHFGIPKTTMSEIADDVHLTKANLYYYFPDKISLIKDSILAILAIVAEMDVVERDAMNTEKGGVLVLLNRLLDIRAFFVKKYYMFYIFENVDWIKDPSISLEIDSLIQQDEDQYCQIFEKAREQGELADLDPRYLAKNYSDTMRGLGLMGNVTNIIQGYPSIDNLDDILERQKEVTEIMFYGMRKK